DNA sequence from the Rubripirellula tenax genome:
TCTTGTTCTCGGGTTTTGCGACCTCCGGTCCGGCCACCAAGGTCGAAGGCGAAGTGAAGCCGATCACCCCGGACGATGCCTACTTGATCTTGGAAGCGGCTTCGTCGGTGGTGATGGTGCCCGGTTACGGAATGGCAGTGGCGCAAGCCCAGCACGTTGTTCGCGAACTGGGCGAATTGTTAGAAGCCAACGGCGCCGAAGTCGCCTACGCCATCCACCCGGTCGCCGGCCGAATGCCCGGTCACATGAATGTTTTGCTGGCCGAAGCCAACGTACCGTACGATCAATTGGTCGAGATGGACGACATCAACCGGCGAATCGAAACGGTCGATGTTGCGATCGTGATCGGCGCCAACGACGTCGTCAATCCAGCTGCTCGCGAAGATACAAACAGCCCAATTTACGGAATGCCGATCATCAATGTTGATCACGCCCGCACCGTGTTTGTGCTGAAGCGATCGATGGCGTCGGGATTCTCGGGCGTCGAAAATCCGTTGTTCTTTGGCCAGAACACTCGCATGCTATTCGGCGACGCCAAAGCATCACTGGCCGCAGTGATCGCCGAATTTAAGTCCTAAGGACGCAGTATCAACTTTTCTGCTGACTCCAAAGCGACAACATTTCGATCAAGTGCTCGACCGCTTCGACCATTTCGTCCAGGCATGCGAACTCGGTCACGGCATGGATGTTGTGTTGTCCGCTCGACAGATTCGGCGTCGGAAGACCTTTTTCGGTCAACTGGCTGCCGTCGGTGCCACCGCGGATAATCATTCGCGTCGGCGTTCGCCCCAATCGCCTAAAGGCGTCCTCGGCAAGCGAGATGGATTCGGGCAGTTCTTCCAGCCCTTCTCGCAAATTTCGGTACTGGCGACGAACCAGGACCTCGGCCTTCAAGCCGGGCGTCTTAGCAGCAATCGAATCGGCCAGCGTTTGGATTTGTTTCGCGTACGTGACCAAGTCGTCGCTATCGAACGACCGTAAGATCAATTCGACCGTCGCTTCGCCTACTCCTCCGTGAATCCCGTGCGGATGGATGAAGCCTTCGCGGTTTTCGGTGGTCTCGGGCGTACATGTCTCGCGAGGCAACGTGGCCACCAAGTCGGCGGCCGCGCGCATCGCGTTGACCATTCGTCCCTTACCGATCGACGGGTGGATGTTGTGACCCGTGAAACGAACCGTGGCTGCGTCCGCAGAAAACGTTTCGACATCGATGACCGATGCACCTCCGCCGTCGACGGTATAAGCAACCGTAGCATCGAGCTTGCTCAAATCAATCTTGTCAGTACCGCGACCGATTTCTTCGTCGCAAGTAAACAGCACTCGCACCGGGCCGTGTAACAGTTGCGGATTTTCGACCAACGTTTGCGCAAGCTCCATGATGATGGCGACGCCGGCTTTGTCATCGCCACCCAACAACGTCGTGCCGTCGGTCGTGATCAGCGTCTTGCCGATCATGTTTGCGAGTGACGGCGACGTCGCCAGCGAAATTGCGACACCGCTCGGCAAAGGAATGTCGCCACCGGCATAGGCATCGATGACCTGTGGACGCACGTCTGCGCCGGGAGCCTCGGGGGACGTATCCAAGTGAGCGACCAACGCGACGATGGGGCTGTTGCCGCCGTCCGATGCGGGGACGGTTCCCCACACCAGCGAATTTTCGTCCTGTTCGACATCCGTGATCGACATGGCTGCCAATTCATCGCACAGCATCGCGCCCAGATCCCGTTGTCCCGACGAACTGGGGTAAGCGTCCGTTTCAGGGTTGGCGGTCGTATCGACGCGGACGTACCTCAAAAAGCGGTCCAACAGTCGGTCACGGTCGACGACGGTTTCGACCGACGCGGAAGTTTTCTTCGATGACATCGCATTCTCGGGGCTAGGCATTCATTCGTCTTGGCGGTTGCCGCTACATTGTTTCATAGAACCCTGGTCGTAGGCACCCGCCGACACCCGCCGATCTTTTTGACGCGAGATACAGATGGCCGATCAAGTCGCTTTTTTGATTTTCGATGTAGAGAGTGTTGCCGACGGCGACCTGGTATCCAAGGTGCGGTACCCGGGCCAAGACTTGACACCCAAGAACGCGATCGCCACGTTTCAAGACGAATTGATGGAAGCCAAAGGGACGACATTTATTCCCTACACCTATCAAGTCCCCGTGGCCGTGGTCGTCGCGAAAGTTGCAATGGACTTTCGGCTGATCGACATTGTTTCGCTTGACGAGCCCGAGTTTCGCCCCCACGTCATCACCCAGCATTTTTGGCGTGGTTGGGAAGCGTACAAGTATCCGACTTGGGTGACGTTCAACGGACGATCGTTCGACTTGCCGATCATGGAACTGGCCGCTTATCGATTCGGTGTGCCGCTGCAAAAATGGTTTCGCGGCGAAGGGTACAAGTCGCCCAGGAATCGGTA
Encoded proteins:
- the pepT gene encoding peptidase T encodes the protein MSSKKTSASVETVVDRDRLLDRFLRYVRVDTTANPETDAYPSSSGQRDLGAMLCDELAAMSITDVEQDENSLVWGTVPASDGGNSPIVALVAHLDTSPEAPGADVRPQVIDAYAGGDIPLPSGVAISLATSPSLANMIGKTLITTDGTTLLGGDDKAGVAIIMELAQTLVENPQLLHGPVRVLFTCDEEIGRGTDKIDLSKLDATVAYTVDGGGASVIDVETFSADAATVRFTGHNIHPSIGKGRMVNAMRAAADLVATLPRETCTPETTENREGFIHPHGIHGGVGEATVELILRSFDSDDLVTYAKQIQTLADSIAAKTPGLKAEVLVRRQYRNLREGLEELPESISLAEDAFRRLGRTPTRMIIRGGTDGSQLTEKGLPTPNLSSGQHNIHAVTEFACLDEMVEAVEHLIEMLSLWSQQKS